Proteins co-encoded in one Callospermophilus lateralis isolate mCalLat2 chromosome 2, mCalLat2.hap1, whole genome shotgun sequence genomic window:
- the LOC143391378 gene encoding olfactory receptor 51G2-like, whose amino-acid sequence MGASNSTSTLSSMFFLTGIPGYEEFHHWISIPFCLFYLVGITGNCIILHIVRTDPRLHEPMYYFLAMLSLSDLGMSLPSMMSLLRVLWSISKEIPFNICVIQMFLIHTFSFTESSVLLAMALDRYVAICHPLQYATILNPKLISKIGIAALLRSAILIIPLLASLAFFPFCHSHVLSHSYCLHQDIIRLACADTKFNVIYGLVLITMLWGMDSLGILVSYVFILHSVLRIASREGRLKALNTCASHICAVLILYVPMIGLSIVHRFAKHSSPLVHIFMAHIYLMFPPVLNPIIYSVKTKQIRQGVLHLILPPKSVLL is encoded by the coding sequence ATGGGAGCCTCAAACTCCACCAGTACCCTGTCCTCCATGTTCTTTCTCACAGGGATCCCTGGCTATGAAGAATTCCACCACTGGATTTCCATCCCCTTCTGCCTCTTCTACCTTGTTGGAATAACAGGCAACTGCATCATCCTGCATATTGTCCGGACAGACCCCAGGCTCCATGAGCCCATGTATTACTTCCTGGCCATGCTCTCCCTCAGTGACCTGGGCATGTCCCTGCCCTCAATGATGTCACTCTTACGGGTGTTGTGGTCCATTTCCAAGGAGATCCCGTTCAATATCTGTGTCATCCAGATGTTTTTGATTCACACTTTCTCCTTCACTGAATCATCTGTGCTCTTGGCCATGGCCCTTGACCGGTATGTAGCTATCTGTCACCCCCTGCAATATGCTACTATTCTCAACCCAAAGTTGATTTCCAAGATTGGAATTGCAGCCCTGCTCAGAAGTGCTATTCTAATAATTCCACTCTTGGCCAGTCTGGCCTTCTTTCCCTTCTGTCACTCCCATGTCCTTTCTCATTCCTACTGTCTGCACCAGGACATCATCCGCCTAGCCTGTGCTGACACCAAGTTTAATGTCATATATGGGTTGGTTTTGATTACCATGCTGTGGGGCATGGACTCTCTGGGTATTTTAGTTTCTTACGTCTTCATCCTTCATTCAGTGTTGAGGATTGCATCCCGTGAGGGGAGGCTTAAGGCTCTTAACACGTGTGCGTCCCACATCTGTGCTGTGCTCATTCTCTATGTGCCCATGATAGGCTTATCTATTGTCCATCGTTTTGCCAAACATTCCTCTCCCCTTGTCCACATCTTCATGGCTCATATCTACTTAATGTTTCCACCGGTGCTCAACCCAATCATCTACAGTGTGAAGACCAAACAGATCCGCCAAGGAGTCCTTCACCTGATTCTCCCCCCAAAATCAGTTCTACTGTGA
- the LOC143388715 gene encoding olfactory receptor 52A5-like gives MLTFNGSFFMPSVFTLVGIPGLESVQCWIGIPFCTMYIIAVIGNSLILVIIKKENSLHIPMYIFLAMLAATDMALSTCILPKMLGIFWFHWPEISFDACLLQMGLIHSFQATESGILLAMALDRYVAICNPLRHATVFSQKLLTHLGVGVTLRATFLILPSLLLIKCRLKLYQTTVISHSYCEHMAVVKLAAEDITVNKIYGLFVAFAILGFDIIFITMSYVRIFVTVFQLPQKEARVKAFNTCVAHICVFLPFYLLAFFSFFTHRFGSHIPPYVHILLSNLYLLVPPFLNPIVYGVKTKEIRRHAWKMFVTFQKS, from the coding sequence atgctcacattcaatggcTCCTTCTTCATGCCTTCTGTTTTTACACTAGTTGGGATTCCTGGCCTGGAGTCAGTGCAGTGCTGGATTGGGATTCCATTCTGCACCATGTACATCATCGCTGTGATTGGGAATTCCCTCATTTTGGTtatcatcaaaaaagaaaacagcctCCACATACCCATGTACATATTTTTGGCCATGTTGGCAGCCACAGACATGGCACTTAGCACCTGTATTCTTCCCAAAATGTTAGGCATCTTCTGGTTTCATTGGCCAGAGATCTCTTTTGATGCCTGCCTTCTGCAAATGGGTCTTATTCACTCATTCCAGGCAACTGAATCAGGCATCCTGCTGGCAATGGCCCTGGatcgctatgtggccatctgtaACCCCCTGAGACATGCTACTGTCTTCTCCCAGAAACTCTTGACTCATCTTGGAGTCGGGGTAACACTGAGGGCTACTTTTCTTATATTACCATCCCTGCTGCTTATCAAATGCCGTCTTAAACTCTACCAAACTACAGTTATTTCCCACTCTTATTGTGAGCACATGGCTGTTGTGAAGCTGGCTGCTGAAGACATCACAGTCAACAAGATATATGGCCTATTTGTTGCCTTCGCCATCCTAGGATTTGACATAATCTTTATTACCATGTCCTATGTTCGAATCTTTGTCACTGTCTTCCAGTTGCCCCAGAAGGAGGCCCGAGTCAAGGCCTTCAATACCTGCGTAGCTCACATCTGTGTCTTCCTACCATTCTACCTCCTggccttcttctctttctttacaCACAGGTTTGGTTCTCACATACCACCCTATGTTCATATCCTCTTGTCAAATCTTTACCTGTTAGTCCCACCTTTTCTCAACCCTATTGTCTATGGAGTTAAGACCAAAGAAATCCGTAGGCATGCCTGGAAAATGTTTGTCACCTTCCAAAAGTCTTGA